The proteins below are encoded in one region of Drosophila santomea strain STO CAGO 1482 chromosome 3R, Prin_Dsan_1.1, whole genome shotgun sequence:
- the LOC120454677 gene encoding cytochrome c oxidase assembly factor 4 homolog, mitochondrial → MSASTDQDPVELMLKKTGCIELHYKVQECIAETGDWRACQEKVKEFRACMQKYVEQQSQKYAHVK, encoded by the coding sequence ATGTCCGCATCGACGGATCAGGATCCCGTGGAACTGATGCTGAAGAAGACCGGCTGTATAGAGCTTCACTACAAGGTGCAGGAGTGCATTGCCGAGACGGGAGACTGGAGGGCTTGCCAGGAAAAAGTTAAGGAGTTCCGCGCGTGCATGCAGAAGTACGTGGAGCAGCAGAGCCAGAAGTATGCCCACGTCAAGTAG